The region ACCAGCCGCGAATCCAGCCACGGCGCGAGCGAATCCGGCACGCTGCGCATGTAGTCGCTCGCTGCGATGATCGGTCCCTTAGTCCCGTCCATCAGCGTTTCGAGGTAGCTCTTCTTCTCCGCCTCGGCCGGGTGCAGGCGGTTCCAACGCTCAACTGAAAGTGCCTCACGCCGAACCTCGACGTAGCTCGTCACGCTCCAGACATCGGCTTCGATCTTGTACTTCTCGGACAAAATCTCCTGGGCCTTCAGCACCTCGTTGAGGATGGGACCGGAGCCGAACAACTGCAGAGCAGCCTCACCCTTGAGCGCAGGCTTGATCTTGTACATGCCCTTGACGACGCCTTCCGCAACGCCCTCAGGCATCGGGATCTGCACGTAGTCCTCGTTGTACATGGTGATGTAGTAGAAGGCGTCCTCGCCCCCTTCGTACATGCGCTTGATGCCGTCCTGCACGACGACTGCCAGCTCGTAGACGAACGCCGGATCGTAGGTGCGGCAGGTGGGCACCGTGCTCGCCAGAACGATGGAGTGTCCATCCTGGTGCTGTAGTCCTTCGCCGAGCATCGTCGTGCGGCCAGCCGTGCCGCCCATCAGGAAGCCCTTGCCGCGCGAGTCCGCAAACGCCCAAACCATGTCGCCGATGCGCTGGAAGCCGAACATCGAGTAGTACATGTAGAAGGGAATCGAAGGCACGCCGTAGTTCGAGTAAGCCGTTCCCGCAGCCGTAAACGAGGCCATCGAACCAGCTTCCGTAATGCCTTCCTCGAGGATCTGGCCGTCCTTATCCTCGCGATAGTAGAGCAGCATATCGGCATCATGCGGAGAGTACTTCTGACCCTCAGGCGCATAGATACCCACCTGGCGGATCGAAGACTCCAGCCCGAACGTACGACCCTCATCGGGCACAATCGGCACAACCCACTTTCCCACCGCCGGGTCCTTCATCAGCGCGTTCAGCAGGTTCACAAAGCCCATCGTGGTGGAGATGGTGCGGCCCTTGGACCCATCGGTCCATGCCTTGAAGAACTCGAGCGAAGGAGCCTTGAACTCAGGCGCACGCAGCGAAAGCTTCGGCGTCTGACGCACCGGCAGATACCCGCCCAGCTCCTTACGCCGGGCCTGCATGTAAGCGATCTCAGGCGAGCTCTGCTCCGGCCGGTAGAAGGCGCCGTCCTTCGCCGCCTGTTCGGGAATCGGAATATCGAAACGCTTCACGAACGCCGCCAGCGCATCGTCCGCCAGCTTCTTCTCGCTGTGCGTGGCGTTACGAGCCTGCGCCGAACCCAGACCGTAGCCTTTGACCGTCTTGGCCAGGATGACCGTCGGCCCACCCTTATGCTCGACTGCCTGCTTGTAGGCGTTGTAGACCTTGGCCGGATCGTGGCCGCCGCGGTGCAGCAGCCCGAGCTGCTCGTCCGTGTAGTCCTTGACCAGCTCCAGAAGCTCCGGATACTTGCCGAAGAACTCCTTGCGCAGGTACGCGCCGTCCTTCGCCTTGAAGGTCTGGAAGTCGCCGTCCACGCACTCGTCCATGCGCTTCAGCAGCAGGCCGGACTTGTCGGCGGCAAAGAGCGCATCCCAGTCCGAGCCCCAGATGACCTTGATGACATTCCAGCCCGCACCGCGAAAGACACCTT is a window of Granulicella tundricola MP5ACTX9 DNA encoding:
- the aceE gene encoding pyruvate dehydrogenase (acetyl-transferring), homodimeric type, whose product is MAMKLDDAAMKDFTAEIAEWIEAFDQIVAADSGQGAEVLEALRKRASESGVAAAGTLTTPYCNTILTRNEVPYPGDRSLERRVEALLRWNAMAMVHKQNKQDAGIGGHISTYSSLATLLEVGFNHFFHGSYGEQPGDFIYFQGHASPGVYARAFLEGRFDESRLKNFRHELRGEPGLSSYPHPWLMPDFWNFPTVSMGIGPLNAIYQARFMRYLENRKLIEKTDRKVWAFIGDGETDEVDTLGAISLGAREKLDNLIFVVNCNLQRLDGPVRGNKRIIDELEGVFRGAGWNVIKVIWGSDWDALFAADKSGLLLKRMDECVDGDFQTFKAKDGAYLRKEFFGKYPELLELVKDYTDEQLGLLHRGGHDPAKVYNAYKQAVEHKGGPTVILAKTVKGYGLGSAQARNATHSEKKLADDALAAFVKRFDIPIPEQAAKDGAFYRPEQSSPEIAYMQARRKELGGYLPVRQTPKLSLRAPEFKAPSLEFFKAWTDGSKGRTISTTMGFVNLLNALMKDPAVGKWVVPIVPDEGRTFGLESSIRQVGIYAPEGQKYSPHDADMLLYYREDKDGQILEEGITEAGSMASFTAAGTAYSNYGVPSIPFYMYYSMFGFQRIGDMVWAFADSRGKGFLMGGTAGRTTMLGEGLQHQDGHSIVLASTVPTCRTYDPAFVYELAVVVQDGIKRMYEGGEDAFYYITMYNEDYVQIPMPEGVAEGVVKGMYKIKPALKGEAALQLFGSGPILNEVLKAQEILSEKYKIEADVWSVTSYVEVRREALSVERWNRLHPAEAEKKSYLETLMDGTKGPIIAASDYMRSVPDSLAPWLDSRLVSLGTDGFGRSDNREHLRTHFEVSAAAIVGATLSRLVREGSFKAKDAQKAMKELGLNSEAKDPARA